The genome window TCTGAGTCTAGGCTAACTGAGGCAATTCCTTTGGTGACTTCCGCAGAGACATAGTCAAAATGTGGGGTTGCCCCACGAATGACTGCGCCAAGACAGATAATGGCATCATACTGTTGTTTATTTGCTAGTTTTTTCGCAATTAATGGCATTTCAAATGCGCCTGGTACCCAAGTGACACCGATATCATCTTCCTTAGCACCGTGGCGAATTAATGCATCTTTTGCGCCTTCTAATAATTTACTGCCAATAAACTCATTAAATCGTCCAACAACGATTTGTACCTTTAAATCTTTTGCGACTAATTTTCCTTGATAATTGTTCATTTTGTTTCCTCCTTAAATTTTAATAAGTGTCCCATTCTATCTTTTTTCGTTTTTAAATATTGATGACTGCGTTCATTATGATTGGTTTGAATTGGCACACGTTCAACAACTTCTAAGCCATAGCCAGATAGACCATGTATCTTTTTGGGGTTGTTGGTCATTAACCGCATTTTACCAACGCCAAGGTCTTTTAATATTTGTGCACCAATACCATAATCTCTAGCATCCTCTGGTAATCCTAAAG of Candidatus Izemoplasma sp. contains these proteins:
- the ribE gene encoding 6,7-dimethyl-8-ribityllumazine synthase, coding for MNNYQGKLVAKDLKVQIVVGRFNEFIGSKLLEGAKDALIRHGAKEDDIGVTWVPGAFEMPLIAKKLANKQQYDAIICLGAVIRGATPHFDYVSAEVTKGIASVSLDSEMPVVFGVLTTDTIEQAIERAGTKSGNKGFDAAVTAIEMANLIRDIDKDA